The window CTTTCCTGTCGATGGAATTGGGCGTGAGCGTGGAAGATATTTCCGCGCTGCTGATGGGCGGACACGGCGATACCATGGTGCCGATGCCCAGTTGCACTTCGGTGGGCGGAATTCCGGTGACGCAGTTGATCGAGGCGAAGCGCCTGGAAGAAATCGTGCAGCGCACTCGCAATGGCGGAGCGGAAATTGTGGGCCTGTTGAAAACCGGCAGCGCGTACTATGCTCCGGCGGCCGCGACGGCGCAAATGGTTGAAGCGATTGTGCGTGACAAAAAACGGCTGATCCCCTGCGCTGCCTATTGCGACAAGCAATATGGGGTGGGTGGTTATTTCGTCGGCGTGCCGGTGATTTTGGGCGCCGGCGGCGTCGAAAAGGTGATCGAGCTGAAGCTTACCGCCCAGGAGCAAGCCGATTTCCAAAAAAGCGTGCAAGCAGTCAAGGAGTTGACGAAAGTCATGGCGGGATTGACGGGGTGATTTGCAAGGCGGAAGGCGGAAGATCGTGGGTGGAAAAGAAGAGGCTCAGCCGCGGGTAAACTCAACATTTATCGATCGCTGGAGCCGAATTGCCCTTGACTGTTTTTGTTCCCTTTGACCGTTGAGCGCCCAGCGCCGCATTGGTGTTGACACATTTCCGCCGGGTGTCTTACAGTCCGCATCGCATGGTTTGCTTAGCTGAAGAATTGTCGTTTTGTAGAAATCCCTCCTTCCAACCTCGAATTTTTTCACGCCAGCACGAGGCGCGGCAATATTGAAAGATGAATCGCTTACAAGCATCAACTTTATCGGCTTGGCCAGGGTTTGAATCGACCGCCGAATTTTGCTCGGCGGGCACTTATCGGGCAGCATCGGAAGATCATCCCTACGCTTTTTTTGCTCCGCTGCATTACGAACAGAATTACGCCTACCCGCTGTTAGTTTGGCTGCACGGCGGGGGAGATAGCGAGCGACAATTGCGTCGAATTATGCCGCTGGTCAGCATGCGGAATTATGTGGCCGTGGCGCCGCGTGGAACGGTGGGAGGATTAGGCCGAACCGGGCGACAGCACGGATATCACTGGCAGCAAACGCCGCACCATACCTCTTTGGCCGAACAAAGCGTTCGCGCCGCCATAGCCGAAGCCGAAACGCGGTTCCACATTCGGCGCGATCGGATTTTTCTGGCGGGTTACGAATCGGGCGGCACCATGGCATTTCGAATTGCCACCGCGCAGGCCGAGCGCTTTGCCGCGGTGCTCTCGCTGTGTGGGCCGTTTCCCACCGAGGGGGCTCCGCTGGCAAAACTGAATACCGTTCGGCAACTTCCCTTTTATGTGGCTGCCTGCCGGAACGGAAGTTACTACCCCACTTCGCAGGTGTGCGATAATCTACGGCTGTTTCACGCTGCCGGCATGTCGATTACGCTGCGCGAATACCCGGGCGATGGCTCGCTGTCCGAACACATGCTAGCGGATGTGGATCGCTGGATGATGGAGCAAATTGTCGGCCAAACCGCTGTGCCCAACGCCGTACCGCCGCGCCAAACCGGCGTGGGTTGAATCCAATTATCCTGGAGTAGGCGGGTCTGCCGCCAGCCATTACCGCTGCTAGCGGGCGCTGATTATTTCACGGATGGGTCGTCGCTTGCACTTACTGCGTGCCGTGTGATCAACGTGGATTGACAGCGCTGGGCGAAATTCAGTACAAACCCGCCCGATTTTCTCCTCTTCATCAGATCGTCATCCGCGGCATCCTGATTTTCAGAACGCCTGAGCGTGGTCGCGCTTGCGCGACGGTACCGTCGGCGGTTCTGCTTAGGCTGTCGTTGGATCCATATCGCAAACCGTCGCAGGATGCGGCTGGTAGAGTCATATTCAACCTTGCACTGAACCGTTGCATCGTCAGTCACGGAAGGCCCATCGGTACCGCGGGTTCAATCGCAGGGAGCATTGTGAATTTATCGCCGGCCTAACCCAATCCAATTCCGCTATCGCTGTGAAAAAGTCTACTGCGTCGACGCTTTTCGGAGGATACCATGAATTGCGAATTGCTCGATAAGCTGGCCGCCAGCTTTACCTCGCGGGATGCCACGGTGAACGATCTGTTGCACTTCACCACGGATTGCAATCCGATGCGCCGCCCTGTGGCATTGCGACAACTTATTGAAGAAGTGCTCCAGTCATTTTCATCACCATTGCAGGCCCAGCACATTGTTGTGGAATTGGACGTACCCCCGGTTCATTACGTGTTCGCCGATTAC of the Pirellulales bacterium genome contains:
- a CDS encoding malate dehydrogenase (Catalyzes the reversible oxidation of malate to oxaloacetate); the protein is FLSMELGVSVEDISALLMGGHGDTMVPMPSCTSVGGIPVTQLIEAKRLEEIVQRTRNGGAEIVGLLKTGSAYYAPAAATAQMVEAIVRDKKRLIPCAAYCDKQYGVGGYFVGVPVILGAGGVEKVIELKLTAQEQADFQKSVQAVKELTKVMAGLTG